GCTTACTCTAGTAACTCCTACGGTTTTGAAGCTGCTTTCAAACCTAGTAATCAACTCTCCATTAGTGGCTTTGTACTGTACAGCGATATTACAGGCTTTGGTGCTAACGATGATGGGGAAGTTTGGAGTTACGGACTTGGTGTCGCCTTGCCAGACTTCGGGAAGAAAGGCAACCTATTAGGGATTTTTGCTGGCGCTCAACCATATTTAGGTAGTGTAAGTGGTGATAGACCTTATCATATAGAAGGTTTTTACAGATACCGCGTCAGTGACAATATTTCTATTACCCCTGGTGTCATTTGGTTAACCAATCCTGGTCAAGTCGATGCCGATAATGCCATAATTGGCACTTTAAGAACCACTTTCACTTTTTAAGTTAGAAAAAATACATTGGGTAGGATTTACATCCCTACCCAGAGATTAATTGACAACAGGTGAATCTACCATTTTCTTGACATAACATTGACACATTTCCGTCAAAACTTTTATGTGAAAATACAGTCTAAATTGTCAGACCAGTTAAAGTTTTGAATTTAGGTAATAAATGTTATGTCTCATAGAATCAACGCTATCAGCAGCTTGTTGGTTGGATTAGTTGCGGCTTATTCTAGTCAAAGTATTGCATTTGCAGACATATCTGGCAAACATCCATATTATCTCCATGCACGCAGTGACCTGCAACAAGCAGAATTGATATTACAACAACCTGATGAACCCAATGTTAGTGAACAAGAAAAATTAGCATACAACAAAGTTCATGAGGCTATCCAAGAGATTGACAAGGCTGCTGTTCTAGATCGTAAACAGGTAAATACTCATCCAGCCATTGATAGTTCATTAAAACATTTGGATAAGTATCGTAGTATTTATAAACTTTTACGCAGTGCAGAAAAGGATATATCCATAGAGGAAGATAATCGTTCTGCTATAGGTTGGCGTAATCGAGCCAAAAATGAGATTGAGCAAGCCAAACGCTATGTAGAAAATGCTGCTAGTAAAGACGTAGTTGATGATTTACGAGAAAATAGTTACTAATCATTTAGAACTTACACATGAAAACGAAAGATTAATGGTTTTAGCAAGGAAGGTATAGAGGTGTAAGGCTTAAACTTTTACCCCCACAACCTTACACCCTGTCTCAATAGATAATCTTGGAGCGTAAGTCCTGATAGTGATTAAACTTGCTTCTGAGATTTGTCTATGATAATTTGCTATCTATAAAACTACGATGACACGATAAAGTCATCGTAGTTTATTTGTTGAAACTTAATTTAGTCTGGAGTTAATTGCCTCCATTGCCAGCACAACCTCTGACTGTATCAGGCGCTAGTAAATTTTGGGTTCTACTCGGTGTAGGACTGGGAGTGTTCATGTCTACCCTAGATGTAGGCATCATTAACGTCGCCCTCCCTTCCATAGTTAAAGCTTTCAATACCACTTTCCCTACAGCACAGTGGGCTGTACTCGCCTACTCATTGGTGAGTTCTGGTCTAGTTTTAGGTGCAACTCGCTTGGGGGATATGTGGGGGAAAAAATCGCTATATCAGACGGGACTGGCTGTATTTACCTTCAGTTCCTTTTTGTGTGGTCTAGCACCTAGTATTGAGTTATTGATAGGCTTTCGTGGACTGCAAGGATTAGGTGCAGTATTTATTTCTGGGTTGGGTTTAGCAATTGTAACGGAGGTGTTTCCGGCTGCTGAACGGGGTCGGGCTGTGGGTATCATTGGCAGTGTAGTGTCTTTGGGTATTGCCTTTGGCCCTTCTTTTGGCGGACTTATCTTGAGCTATTTTGGCTGGCACGCTATATTTTTAATTAACGTACCATTGGGAGTTATTGCCAGTATTTTGGTAGCGCGAGTAGTACCGCCTTCTGTGCGTGCAGAAGGAAAACAAAAATTCGACCCCTTCGGTGCAGTATTAGCTCTCCTGACTTTGGGAAGTTTTGGTTTAGGGATGACTTTTGGGCAAAGTCAAGGCTTTACCAGTGCTACCTCTTTGGTTTTACTATTGATTGCTGTTATCAGTTTTCTCACGTTTCTCGTAGTGGAATCAATTTTAGAGTTTCCACTGGTTGAGTTAAAGCTATTTCGCAACCTGCAAATGAGTATGGGTTTGCTGAGTGGCTGGTTAGCTTTTATCGTTATTACTGGAGCATTGTTAGTCACGCCCTTCTTTTTAGAACGGGTTAAGGAATATCCCACAGCAAAAGCTGGGTTGCTGTTGGCTGTTTCACCTGTGTTGAGTGGGTTAATAGCTCCGGTTGCGGGGATACTGAGCGATCGCTTTGGCGCTCGTCGTATTAGTATTATTGGGTTGAGTTTGATGATTGGTGGCTGTTTGGCAATCAGTACCTTCGATGCGCAAATTACAGAGTTTGGTTATATCTCGCGTTACTTTATCTACGGTATAGGTTTAGGTTTATTCCAAGCACCCAACAATACAACAGTCTTAGCCTCTGCACCCAGAGAACGTTTAGGCATTGCTTCTGGCTTACTTTCCCTCTCACGCACCTCTGGCGGTACAGTAGGAGTTCCGTTGATGGGTGCAGTGTTTGCGGCAGTTATCGGTAGTGTTGCTGGGGGTGTAGATGCAGCAGTCGCCCCTCCAGCAGCAGTTGTTGTGGGCTTTCAAGTAACATTCCGCCTAGCAGCAATAATTCTATCTGTTGCCGCTATTGCCTCGGTTATT
Above is a genomic segment from Nostoc sp. MS1 containing:
- a CDS encoding DHA2 family efflux MFS transporter permease subunit, giving the protein MPAQPLTVSGASKFWVLLGVGLGVFMSTLDVGIINVALPSIVKAFNTTFPTAQWAVLAYSLVSSGLVLGATRLGDMWGKKSLYQTGLAVFTFSSFLCGLAPSIELLIGFRGLQGLGAVFISGLGLAIVTEVFPAAERGRAVGIIGSVVSLGIAFGPSFGGLILSYFGWHAIFLINVPLGVIASILVARVVPPSVRAEGKQKFDPFGAVLALLTLGSFGLGMTFGQSQGFTSATSLVLLLIAVISFLTFLVVESILEFPLVELKLFRNLQMSMGLLSGWLAFIVITGALLVTPFFLERVKEYPTAKAGLLLAVSPVLSGLIAPVAGILSDRFGARRISIIGLSLMIGGCLAISTFDAQITEFGYISRYFIYGIGLGLFQAPNNTTVLASAPRERLGIASGLLSLSRTSGGTVGVPLMGAVFAAVIGSVAGGVDAAVAPPAAVVVGFQVTFRLAAIILSVAAIASVIRLRSSDKD